The Bacteroidota bacterium nucleotide sequence TCACCTGCACGGCTCCAAAGTACACTGCGATGACATAGAACGTGGTCTCTGTTGACCCAAACATCGTTGCTGCCATTTTAACAAGTATATCGTCTTCGCCATATTGCTGGATCATATCTGCCACGATACCAGCTGAACCCGAACCAGTAAGCGGTCGAACAATTGCCATAGGCACCAACTCCGCCGGGAATCCGATAAGTGCCAATACCGGGCGCAACCCTTCGATCAGGAAGTCGAGCGCGCCTGACGCCCTGAACATCCCAATCGCAAAAAGAATTGCCACCAGGTAAGGGATGATTTTTACCGACACGTGAAAGCCCTCTTTGGCGCCTTCTACAAATTCCTCATACACTGGTACATTTTTCAATAGCCCGTAAATCGGAAAACCGATAATAAAGGCTGGTAAAACAAATACTGAGATGAGATCAATTAAGGATCTGAAATATTCCATTTTATATGCGTGTTTTCAGGGTGCTGTTTATTCGTCTTTGTGTTAATCAGGGTATATCACTTTGTGGGATCTATCCTGAACCGCTTCATGCCTTGTAGAAACTTGGTTACTACAACCGCTATGATGAGCGACAGCGAGGTGGTGATAAGAATTGAGAAGAAGAGCTGATTTACTTGCAGCCCCATGATGGCTACGAGTAGGGAAGGGGGCACAATTTGCACACTGGCTGTATTCATGGCTAACAGCATGACCATGGAGTTTGAGGCCGTGTCTTTCTGCTCGTTGAGTTCTTGCAGCGACTCCATGGCTTTGATGCCGAGCGGTGTGGCCGCATTGGCAAGGCCCAACATGTTGGCCGTCAGGTTGAGGATGATCATCCCAAGTGCCGGATGGTCTTTGGGTATCTCGGGGAAAAGCCGGCGGAAGACCGGTTGGGTAAACCGTACGAGGCTGTGAATCAAACCGGAGGTCTCAGCAATGCGCAGCAGTCCCATCCAGAGTGCGATAACGCCAATTAACCCCAGTGATATAGAGACCGCAGTATCTGCAAAGTCGATCGCAGCCTGGGTGATGGCTGACATCTTTACAAACCGCACTTCTTTGAATTGGATGGTTGCTGCTGAAGCGGCCCCCTGTGGGGTGCCGACAAAGGTGAGCAGGCCGCGCAGGTCGTTGTCGCGTTTAGAGATCATGGACCGGATGGTTGCCAGTGGCTCCGGAAGCGACACGTCTTTGGCAAACTGCAATTGCCGGCCATCAGCATTTTGTACGAGCACGCCCGCATACACACTGTCAATCGGCGCATCAATACCATATAGCTGCTGTATGTTCGAGGGATTTACACGGACTTCCACGTCGAGCCGGCGATTATTCGCGTCGTAACCCTCTGAGAATGCAAGTGTGACGGGGATGTCGGCGCCGTTACGGTAGGTGTCGCGCGACAGGTCACGAACATCATAAATAAGCGCAAAGACAAGGCTTAGGATGAGCAGCCCGGCCCAGATGTAATTCAGCATAGTGTTTAGGGGGAATTAGATGAAAGGCAGCACAATCTACGCAGCACAACATACCCATCGCAATCTACGCCGCAGCAACGACAATCTTCAATCGTTTTGACTTTTACCACACGGTCTTCATAACATCGGTTATGTTCTAATCAGCCGGCTCAGCGCGATGAAAACCATTTTATTGATTGGCACCTTCGACACGAAGGGTGAGGAATTTGCTTACGTGCGTGACATTATCCGTTCGCGGGGACACGAAGTTTTGTTAATGGATGCAGGGGTTCTCGGTGACCCCGCAATACCTGTAGATGTATCAGCATCCGAGGCCGCTGTAGCTGGCGGCAGTACACTTGCTGCGCTGCGTGCTGCGGGTGACCGCGGTACGGCATTGGATGTGATGATCGCCGGTGTGTCGAGACTTACCGCTGCAATGCACAATGCGGGTAAGTTTGATGGTGTGTTGAGCCTGGGTGGTGGCGGGGGGACAAATCTCGGGACCGCTGCCATGCAACAACTGCCTGTTGGTATTCCCAAACTCATGGTGTCTACGCTTGCCTCTTCGGATGTCCACCCGTATGTCGGCGTCAAAGACATTACGATGATGTACTCAGTGGTCGATATTGCAGGATTGAATCGCATATCGAGGCAAATACTGGCCAACGCGGCCGGTGCAATCTGCGGGATGGTTGAGCAGGCGGTGGCTTCATCAACGGATCGTCCATTGATTGCCACAACCATGTTTGGCGTTACCACGCCCTGTGTGACCCGCGTGCGCGAGCAACTGGAAGCCGCCGGCTACGAAGTCCTGGTTTTCCATGCAACGGGTGCTGGCGGGCGGGCCATGGAAGGCCTCATTTCAGATGGGTACATCAGCGCCGTAGCTGATGTCACCACAACAGAATGGTGCGATGAACTGGCTGGTGGCGTCCTCTCAGCCGGCCCGGATCGTCTCGACGC carries:
- a CDS encoding nucleoside recognition domain-containing protein, coding for MLNYIWAGLLILSLVFALIYDVRDLSRDTYRNGADIPVTLAFSEGYDANNRRLDVEVRVNPSNIQQLYGIDAPIDSVYAGVLVQNADGRQLQFAKDVSLPEPLATIRSMISKRDNDLRGLLTFVGTPQGAASAATIQFKEVRFVKMSAITQAAIDFADTAVSISLGLIGVIALWMGLLRIAETSGLIHSLVRFTQPVFRRLFPEIPKDHPALGMIILNLTANMLGLANAATPLGIKAMESLQELNEQKDTASNSMVMLLAMNTASVQIVPPSLLVAIMGLQVNQLFFSILITTSLSLIIAVVVTKFLQGMKRFRIDPTK
- a CDS encoding Tm-1-like ATP-binding domain-containing protein, coding for MKTILLIGTFDTKGEEFAYVRDIIRSRGHEVLLMDAGVLGDPAIPVDVSASEAAVAGGSTLAALRAAGDRGTALDVMIAGVSRLTAAMHNAGKFDGVLSLGGGGGTNLGTAAMQQLPVGIPKLMVSTLASSDVHPYVGVKDITMMYSVVDIAGLNRISRQILANAAGAICGMVEQAVASSTDRPLIATTMFGVTTPCVTRVREQLEAAGYEVLVFHATGAGGRAMEGLISDGYISAVADVTTTEWCDELAGGVLSAGPDRLDAAAAKGVPQVVSVGALDMVNFHAMHTVPETFADRTFYKHNPNVTLMRTSAHECAQLGKIIAEKLNAAQGPTVLMLPLKGVSMIDAEGQPFFDSTADKALFEAIRTHAGPAVELVELDLHINDPAFADAIATKLLSLIA
- a CDS encoding spore maturation protein → MEYFRSLIDLISVFVLPAFIIGFPIYGLLKNVPVYEEFVEGAKEGFHVSVKIIPYLVAILFAIGMFRASGALDFLIEGLRPVLALIGFPAELVPMAIVRPLTGSGSAGIVADMIQQYGEDDILVKMAATMFGSTETTFYVIAVYFGAVQVKKTRHAVPAGLTADLAAMLIAVWVVRLLFG